In Arcobacter ellisii, a genomic segment contains:
- the mrdA gene encoding penicillin-binding protein 2, with product MNIRLNIVFLIILGIGITLLSRVYFLSIKSNTYYEELSKNNYINRINKIPVRGVIEDRNGEKLAINEMGFSVLVKPHLSSYKNKEHLEKIIDTIVKHLPEYEKDKLIKEYKKNDSSYNHDFIQVIDYIPYDEFFPKYTILASEDDIKIESSSKRAYPQKEVASHIIGYVGKASKLDILNNELSSYNGIIGKNGLEKVYNSKLQGEMGFKDVKVNALNKEIEVLYEKEASIDNNIRISLDVKLQKYIQEIFTGKSGAVIVMDARNGEMLAAASFPEFDNNIFARGISVKEWNEMRNDFNHPFTNKIINGLYPPGSVIKMGVGLSFLENGIGENYTINCSGSLPIGNRNFRCWKSTGHGSVNFRKAIAESCDDFFYKGSLKMGINKISHTLDKLGFGQVTGVDQINEFVGVNPNKEWKEKRFNQPWYVGETVITSIGQGNMLVTPLQVARYTAYIATGKLPKPHFFKANYEEPKEVDIPAKYLDVMRKGMYDVSYAPKGTASRHINSKIAIASKTGTAQVVSIPQSEKVRMKESELKYFQRSHAWITTYGPFENPQYVVTVIEEHGGHGGEAAGDIASKIYDKLYDLGYITVPTETTQK from the coding sequence TTGAACATAAGATTAAATATAGTTTTTTTAATTATTTTAGGTATTGGAATTACTCTTTTATCAAGGGTATATTTTTTAAGTATAAAATCAAACACATATTATGAAGAGTTATCAAAAAATAATTATATTAATAGAATAAATAAAATTCCAGTTCGTGGAGTTATCGAAGATAGAAATGGTGAAAAATTAGCTATCAATGAAATGGGATTTTCTGTTTTAGTAAAACCTCATTTAAGTTCTTATAAAAATAAAGAACACCTAGAAAAAATAATTGACACAATTGTAAAACATCTTCCTGAATATGAAAAAGATAAACTAATAAAAGAGTATAAAAAGAATGATTCATCATATAATCATGATTTTATTCAGGTTATTGATTATATTCCTTATGATGAATTTTTCCCAAAATATACAATCTTAGCTTCTGAAGATGATATAAAAATTGAATCTTCATCAAAAAGAGCTTATCCCCAAAAAGAGGTAGCTTCACATATTATTGGTTATGTAGGGAAAGCTTCAAAACTTGATATTTTAAACAATGAATTATCTTCTTACAATGGAATCATTGGGAAAAATGGTTTAGAAAAAGTTTATAACTCAAAACTTCAAGGTGAAATGGGTTTCAAAGATGTAAAAGTTAATGCCTTAAATAAAGAGATTGAAGTTCTTTATGAAAAAGAGGCTTCAATTGATAATAATATTAGAATCTCACTTGATGTAAAACTACAAAAATATATTCAAGAAATATTTACAGGAAAAAGTGGTGCTGTTATTGTAATGGATGCACGAAATGGGGAAATGCTTGCTGCTGCATCTTTTCCTGAATTTGATAATAATATTTTTGCAAGAGGAATTTCTGTAAAAGAGTGGAATGAGATGAGAAATGATTTTAATCATCCTTTTACAAATAAAATCATAAATGGTTTATATCCTCCTGGTTCTGTTATAAAAATGGGTGTTGGATTATCATTTTTAGAAAATGGTATTGGAGAAAATTACACAATAAATTGCTCTGGTTCTTTACCTATTGGAAATAGAAATTTTAGATGCTGGAAATCAACTGGACATGGAAGTGTGAACTTTAGAAAAGCTATTGCAGAGAGTTGTGATGACTTCTTTTACAAAGGAAGTCTAAAAATGGGGATAAATAAAATATCTCATACCTTAGATAAATTAGGTTTTGGACAAGTTACTGGAGTAGATCAAATAAATGAATTTGTGGGAGTAAATCCAAATAAAGAGTGGAAAGAGAAAAGATTTAATCAACCTTGGTATGTGGGAGAAACTGTAATTACATCTATTGGTCAAGGAAATATGCTTGTAACTCCTTTACAAGTAGCAAGATATACAGCATATATAGCAACCGGTAAACTTCCAAAACCTCACTTTTTTAAAGCAAATTATGAAGAACCAAAAGAAGTTGATATCCCAGCTAAATATTTAGATGTTATGAGAAAAGGTATGTATGATGTTTCTTATGCTCCAAAAGGAACTGCAAGTAGACATATAAATTCAAAAATTGCAATTGCTTCAAAAACGGGAACAGCACAAGTTGTATCTATTCCTCAATCTGAAAAAGTTAGGATGAAAGAGAGTGAATTAAAATATTTCCAAAGGTCACACGCTTGGATTACAACTTATGGTCCATTTGAAAATCCTCAATACGTTGTAACTGTTATAGAAGAACATGGAGGACATGGAGGAGAAGCAGCAGGAGATATTGCTAGTAAAATCTATGATAAGTTATATGATTTAGGATATATCACTGTTCCTACAGAGACAACACAAAAGTGA
- a CDS encoding EscU/YscU/HrcU family type III secretion system export apparatus switch protein, with protein MQENINKNLTQKAVALKYDIEKDNAPKITAKGKGETASNIIKIAKENNIPIKKDEDLIELLSQIDIDKEIPSSMYRAVAEIFSFIYDLSNNKKDIDEKLKDKTLNKL; from the coding sequence ATGCAAGAAAATATAAATAAAAATTTAACCCAAAAAGCTGTTGCACTTAAATATGATATAGAAAAAGATAATGCTCCAAAAATAACTGCAAAAGGAAAAGGTGAAACAGCATCAAATATTATTAAAATTGCAAAAGAGAATAATATACCAATAAAAAAAGATGAAGATTTAATAGAATTATTATCACAAATTGACATAGATAAAGAGATTCCAAGTTCGATGTATAGAGCAGTTGCTGAGATATTTTCTTTTATTTACGATTTATCAAATAACAAAAAAGATATTGATGAAAAACTAAAAGATAAAACACTAAATAAACTTTGA
- a CDS encoding flagellar hook-length control protein FliK, with protein MIVSNNTLLNILLPNDNKVLKDVLKEADTKSLEQMIKNNSTSVNDVLKELFDNIKNGTKSNTTIENILKNSNIFKDLGNVSNNLSNLLENISGDENLQKFKPLIENFLKNIKDMDANTLKEQLKNSGVFLESKLSLNSNTKLENILTQIQNLVKDINTPQAKQVNELINKLLQTPITTQNTTNNQEFSNNLKSLTTALQNLNSSLTPTQTQNLSNLTTQLKDFINSGSLIESKIENTQNLPQKELTTVQTAQTKEIVNPLIKENINLQTKELLVQIKNEIIQNPILQNKNILPIIDNLLKMPDLFTKADSLQTFFSNNNLSTFSNNFASNLTPLLNSLKENLESLNPQNFNIQNHLTKLVDKVEHLIQDMINNPKNEAKISDDMKSVLLQMQDELASKTDPKSQDLAKQVDKLLTQIEYQQLTSLTSNSNYVYLPFFWEMLEDGNISMKKTEEEKFFCQINLTLKDFGKVDLMLALYDKNKLDLTVYAQREHFKVAIRDNMQKLKIALNNVDLIPVNIKLLDMKEENKEENKPTQVYMNNAYNQNISSGIDIRV; from the coding sequence ATGATAGTTTCAAATAACACTTTATTAAATATACTTTTGCCAAATGATAATAAGGTTTTAAAAGATGTTCTAAAAGAAGCTGATACAAAAAGCTTAGAACAGATGATTAAAAACAATTCAACATCAGTAAATGATGTATTAAAAGAGTTATTTGACAATATAAAAAATGGAACAAAATCAAATACAACAATTGAAAATATTTTAAAAAACTCAAATATTTTTAAAGATTTGGGAAATGTCTCTAACAATTTATCAAATTTACTTGAAAATATTTCAGGGGATGAAAACTTACAAAAATTCAAACCTTTAATTGAGAATTTTTTAAAAAATATAAAAGATATGGATGCAAATACACTAAAAGAACAACTAAAAAATTCAGGTGTTTTTTTAGAATCTAAACTATCTTTAAATTCAAATACAAAACTTGAAAATATTTTAACTCAAATACAAAACTTGGTAAAAGATATAAATACTCCCCAAGCAAAACAGGTAAATGAACTTATAAATAAACTTTTACAAACACCAATAACAACTCAAAATACCACAAATAATCAAGAGTTTAGTAATAATCTAAAATCCTTAACTACAGCTTTACAAAATTTGAATAGTTCTTTAACACCAACTCAAACACAAAATTTGTCAAATCTAACAACTCAATTAAAAGATTTTATAAATAGTGGTAGTTTAATTGAATCAAAGATAGAAAACACACAAAATTTACCACAAAAAGAGTTAACGACTGTACAAACTGCTCAAACAAAAGAGATCGTAAACCCTTTGATAAAAGAGAATATTAATTTACAGACAAAAGAGTTATTAGTTCAAATTAAAAATGAGATTATTCAAAATCCTATTTTACAAAATAAAAATATTTTACCAATAATTGATAATCTATTAAAAATGCCCGATTTATTTACAAAAGCAGATAGTTTACAAACTTTTTTTTCAAATAATAATTTAAGCACCTTTTCTAATAATTTTGCTTCAAACTTAACTCCACTTTTAAATAGTTTAAAAGAGAATTTAGAGAGTTTAAATCCACAAAATTTTAATATACAAAATCATCTAACAAAATTGGTAGATAAAGTTGAACACCTAATTCAAGATATGATAAATAATCCAAAAAATGAAGCAAAAATTAGTGATGATATGAAATCTGTTTTATTACAAATGCAAGATGAATTAGCTTCTAAAACTGACCCAAAATCACAAGATTTAGCTAAACAAGTGGATAAATTATTAACTCAAATTGAGTATCAACAACTAACTTCTTTAACTTCTAATTCAAACTATGTTTATCTTCCATTCTTTTGGGAAATGTTAGAAGATGGAAATATAAGTATGAAAAAAACTGAAGAAGAGAAGTTTTTTTGTCAAATAAATCTTACTTTAAAAGATTTTGGGAAAGTTGATTTAATGCTTGCTTTATATGATAAAAATAAACTTGATTTAACAGTTTATGCACAAAGGGAACATTTCAAAGTTGCAATTAGAGACAATATGCAAAAACTAAAAATAGCACTAAATAATGTAGATTTAATTCCTGTAAATATTAAACTTCTTGATATGAAAGAAGAGAATAAAGAAGAAAATAAACCAACACAAGTTTACATGAACAATGCCTATAATCAAAATATTAGTTCAGGTATAGATATAAGAGTTTAA
- a CDS encoding gluconate 2-dehydrogenase subunit 3 family protein codes for MKRRNFIKFSATLALLFSSNVAIARTISKEKLVILDEIFNIIFPKTSTMPSAKEFKALNYLVQNISHKTFDDDDKVLIVDGTKDFSESFPEFLTLKDEEKKELIFRIIKSSSYAKSWISKLTYYGIEAMFSDPIYGGNFEQIGWNSVKHNIGYPRPLKTYGQKI; via the coding sequence ATGAAAAGAAGAAACTTTATAAAATTTAGTGCTACTTTAGCACTTTTATTCTCATCAAATGTTGCAATAGCAAGAACTATTTCAAAAGAAAAATTAGTAATTTTAGATGAAATTTTTAATATTATTTTCCCAAAAACTTCTACAATGCCAAGTGCAAAAGAGTTTAAAGCTTTAAATTATTTAGTTCAAAATATTTCCCATAAAACTTTTGATGATGATGACAAAGTTTTGATTGTCGATGGAACAAAAGATTTTAGCGAGAGTTTTCCAGAGTTTTTAACTCTAAAAGATGAAGAAAAAAAAGAGTTGATTTTTAGAATTATAAAAAGTAGTTCTTATGCAAAATCTTGGATTTCAAAACTTACATATTATGGAATTGAAGCTATGTTTAGTGACCCAATTTATGGTGGAAATTTTGAACAAATTGGCTGGAATAGTGTAAAACATAATATTGGTTATCCAAGACCTTTAAAAACCTATGGACAAAAAATATGA
- a CDS encoding GMC family oxidoreductase, with amino-acid sequence MIYDVCVVGSGAGAGPIIYELSRAGLKVCVLEKGDIYNEKDFSKDEIVVRRDIYTPNLKEEYHTIEEFVDGSWEKFPTYETGWSFWNGSILGGSSNFMSGYFHRLKPNDFKLASTYEVPQDSNIVDWPISYEDLEPYYTKVEEVVGVSGKVQKYAFLEPRSTKDFIYPPLNENKIVDLIDKACLDLNYTSIKTPRAIISKQKDDRNPCYYSNYCGSYACSSGAKGSSRASLIKDALKTNNVEILANSFVIKLNTDKNKKIKSATYLTKNGTKKEVFAKLFVLAAQAVETSRLLLNSKDENFPNGVANNSGNVGKNFLSTSGGIISATFDESHLPLKDLHASGLFVNRSIMDWYYTKEFKGGVIDVLFEHQNPIRRASSLRWDENADLRIGEELQNSIFETFTKTRTLNMEIFLDWTPTDNSFISVDEKYKDKYGIPVANIRIGSHERDLKIANFVKEKAVKVFEKMGGKNIVSDISALPSSNLQAGGCRFGDNPKISVLNKNCQAHEVSNLFVTDGSFMPTGGSVPYTFTIYANSFRVADFLKDNYKKIIN; translated from the coding sequence ATGATATATGATGTTTGTGTAGTTGGAAGTGGAGCAGGTGCTGGTCCTATAATTTATGAATTAAGTCGTGCAGGTTTAAAAGTTTGTGTTTTGGAAAAAGGCGACATTTACAATGAAAAAGATTTTTCAAAAGATGAAATTGTTGTACGCCGTGATATTTATACACCAAATTTAAAAGAAGAGTATCACACTATTGAAGAGTTTGTAGATGGTTCTTGGGAAAAATTTCCAACTTATGAAACTGGTTGGAGTTTTTGGAATGGTTCAATTCTTGGTGGTTCTTCAAATTTTATGAGTGGATATTTTCACAGACTCAAACCAAATGATTTTAAACTAGCTTCAACTTATGAAGTTCCCCAAGATTCAAATATCGTAGATTGGCCAATAAGTTATGAAGATTTAGAGCCATATTATACAAAGGTTGAAGAAGTTGTTGGAGTTTCAGGAAAGGTTCAAAAATATGCTTTTTTAGAGCCAAGAAGTACAAAAGATTTTATTTATCCACCATTAAATGAAAATAAAATAGTTGATTTGATTGATAAGGCTTGTTTGGATTTAAACTATACAAGTATAAAAACTCCAAGAGCAATTATTTCAAAACAAAAAGATGATAGAAATCCTTGTTATTACTCAAATTATTGTGGTTCTTATGCTTGTTCTAGTGGAGCAAAAGGAAGTTCAAGGGCAAGTTTAATAAAAGATGCACTAAAAACTAACAATGTTGAAATATTAGCAAACTCTTTTGTCATAAAACTAAATACAGATAAAAATAAAAAAATAAAAAGCGCCACATATTTAACAAAAAATGGAACTAAAAAAGAGGTTTTTGCAAAACTTTTTGTTTTAGCAGCTCAAGCTGTTGAAACTTCAAGGCTTTTATTAAATTCAAAAGATGAAAACTTTCCAAATGGAGTTGCAAACAATAGTGGAAATGTAGGTAAAAACTTCCTTTCAACAAGTGGTGGAATAATAAGTGCTACATTTGATGAATCACATCTTCCTTTAAAAGATTTACACGCATCAGGACTTTTTGTTAATAGGTCGATTATGGATTGGTATTATACAAAAGAGTTCAAAGGTGGAGTTATTGATGTACTTTTTGAACATCAAAATCCAATAAGAAGAGCTTCAAGTTTAAGATGGGATGAAAATGCAGATTTAAGAATAGGGGAAGAGTTACAAAACTCTATTTTTGAAACCTTTACAAAAACAAGAACTTTAAATATGGAAATATTCCTTGATTGGACGCCAACTGATAATTCATTTATAAGTGTTGATGAAAAATATAAAGATAAATATGGCATCCCTGTTGCAAATATACGAATTGGAAGTCATGAAAGAGATTTAAAAATAGCAAATTTCGTAAAAGAAAAAGCAGTTAAAGTTTTTGAAAAAATGGGTGGTAAAAATATAGTTTCTGATATCTCAGCACTTCCATCTTCAAATTTACAAGCTGGTGGTTGTAGATTTGGAGATAATCCAAAAATTTCAGTTTTAAATAAAAATTGTCAAGCTCACGAAGTTTCAAATCTATTTGTAACAGATGGAAGTTTTATGCCAACAGGTGGAAGTGTTCCTTATACTTTTACAATTTATGCAAATTCCTTTAGAGTTGCAGATTTTTTAAAAGATAATTATAAAAAGATAATAAATTAA
- the arsC gene encoding arsenate reductase (glutaredoxin) (This arsenate reductase requires both glutathione and glutaredoxin to convert arsenate to arsenite, after which the efflux transporter formed by ArsA and ArsB can extrude the arsenite from the cell, providing resistance.) has protein sequence MQNIKIWHNPKCSKSRNAMTLLEEKGISADVVKYLETTPSKEELKDVLKKLNMKASELLRTGEDIYKELNLKNVNDEEKLIEIMVENPILIERPIIIKGDIAVIARPIENLEELLK, from the coding sequence ATGCAAAACATTAAAATCTGGCATAATCCAAAATGTTCAAAATCAAGAAATGCAATGACACTTTTAGAAGAAAAAGGTATAAGTGCTGATGTTGTAAAATATCTAGAAACAACACCTTCAAAAGAAGAGTTAAAAGATGTACTAAAAAAATTAAATATGAAAGCTAGTGAACTATTAAGAACTGGTGAAGATATTTATAAAGAGTTAAATCTTAAAAATGTAAATGATGAAGAAAAACTTATAGAAATTATGGTTGAAAATCCTATTTTAATTGAAAGACCAATTATTATAAAAGGCGATATTGCTGTTATTGCTAGACCAATTGAAAACTTGGAAGAACTACTTAAATGA
- a CDS encoding AAA family ATPase has translation MEEVEYKSFKLSGIIKKVLYKNDETKYIIAVLENNQKVCGTYFDTDIEKIVGEEVVLKGNWTTHKKYGVQFEFDTLELKEAEIFFFLTKIVKGVGKKFAHELLEKYSEEELVEILNERPNELLDFKGIKDKKLETIVTSWQKFKHLRELGSFLGKFGVTSNLITKIYSSLGEVENLIDKIKENPYILINIKGIGFKRADEIAKSLGIDPKSEFRIMACLNYTLREYCDNNGNSSIDKFHLYKLLDESLRFSNEELLYEQAISKMLVEENIFVTSENRLALSMLYYSEKRILEFFARRKDEKNRKIIATFDEYLVKKQQTLGFELSEEQKKAVELINSGEKTLFLIGYAGTGKSTSSRAILELLEEIMSYDDIMTIALSGIASQRISDTTGYNSSTIQSLLVKHKEKDFFPYKAILLDEASMVNSVTFYQIISKISDDTIFIIVGDDGQLPAIGAGNVLADAIKYELAPICKLTKIYRQNENQAIAVIANDIRRGEVPAYKEEYEDFKFIDVSISNYYSKKNSVSSNDFADLRGENSEYILNNILNISSTYIQDYYDFIKKKKISNALTLFQVITPMKGGILGVDNLNMQLQKLFNHTKGKAFVSKVYEYKLTDKVIHIKNENMRAQTMSMYKSGSTDFLERRVYNGQLGLIIKLDFDEEKCIVLYPNDDMVVFYDFETVHSLLSLAYCLTIHKTQGMEYENALIPMSFSHYIMHNTKLLYTAITRAKKMCFIVGEEEAFKSACKKLEITIRESVINDLLSKKEPNIESFNEEMIII, from the coding sequence ATGGAAGAAGTTGAGTATAAAAGTTTCAAATTATCTGGAATTATAAAAAAAGTTTTATATAAAAATGACGAAACAAAATACATAATAGCAGTTTTAGAAAATAATCAAAAAGTTTGTGGAACATATTTTGATACTGATATTGAAAAAATTGTAGGTGAAGAGGTAGTTTTAAAAGGAAATTGGACAACTCATAAAAAATATGGAGTTCAATTTGAGTTTGATACTTTGGAACTTAAAGAAGCGGAAATATTCTTTTTTCTTACAAAAATTGTAAAAGGTGTAGGAAAAAAATTTGCCCACGAACTTTTAGAAAAATACTCAGAAGAAGAGTTAGTTGAAATTTTAAATGAAAGACCAAATGAACTTTTAGATTTCAAAGGAATAAAAGATAAAAAACTTGAAACCATCGTTACTTCTTGGCAAAAATTCAAACACTTAAGAGAACTTGGCTCTTTTTTAGGAAAGTTTGGAGTTACTTCAAATCTTATTACAAAAATCTATTCAAGTTTGGGTGAAGTTGAAAATCTTATAGATAAAATCAAAGAAAATCCATATATTTTGATAAATATAAAAGGAATTGGATTTAAAAGAGCTGATGAAATAGCAAAATCACTTGGAATTGACCCAAAATCTGAGTTTAGAATAATGGCTTGTTTGAACTATACTTTAAGAGAATATTGTGATAATAATGGAAACTCTTCAATAGATAAATTTCATTTATATAAACTTTTAGATGAAAGTTTACGATTTTCAAACGAAGAACTTTTATATGAGCAAGCAATTTCAAAAATGTTAGTTGAAGAAAATATTTTTGTAACAAGTGAAAATAGATTAGCTCTTTCAATGCTTTATTATTCAGAAAAAAGAATTTTGGAATTTTTTGCAAGAAGAAAAGATGAAAAAAATAGAAAAATCATTGCTACTTTTGATGAATATTTAGTAAAAAAACAACAAACTTTAGGTTTTGAGTTAAGTGAAGAACAAAAAAAAGCAGTTGAACTTATAAATAGTGGTGAAAAAACTCTATTTTTGATTGGTTACGCAGGAACTGGAAAATCAACTTCAAGTAGGGCAATACTTGAACTTCTTGAAGAGATAATGAGTTATGATGACATTATGACTATTGCACTTTCTGGAATTGCGTCTCAAAGAATAAGTGATACAACAGGTTATAACTCTTCAACAATTCAAAGTTTACTCGTAAAACATAAAGAAAAAGATTTTTTCCCATATAAAGCCATTTTACTTGATGAAGCTTCAATGGTAAATTCAGTAACTTTTTATCAAATTATTTCAAAAATATCTGATGATACGATTTTTATAATTGTTGGAGATGATGGGCAGTTACCAGCAATTGGTGCAGGGAATGTATTAGCTGATGCTATAAAATATGAATTAGCTCCCATTTGTAAACTTACTAAAATATATAGACAAAATGAAAATCAAGCAATTGCTGTAATTGCAAATGATATTAGACGTGGGGAAGTTCCAGCTTATAAAGAAGAGTATGAAGATTTTAAATTTATTGATGTTTCTATTTCAAACTATTATTCAAAAAAGAATTCTGTCTCTTCAAATGATTTTGCCGATTTAAGGGGAGAAAATAGTGAATATATTTTGAATAATATTTTAAATATCTCTTCAACTTATATACAAGATTATTATGATTTCATAAAAAAGAAAAAAATATCAAATGCTTTAACACTTTTTCAAGTAATAACCCCAATGAAAGGTGGAATTTTAGGAGTTGATAATCTAAATATGCAACTTCAAAAACTTTTTAATCATACAAAAGGAAAAGCTTTTGTTTCAAAAGTTTATGAGTATAAATTAACTGATAAAGTTATTCATATAAAAAATGAAAATATGCGAGCTCAAACTATGAGTATGTACAAAAGTGGTTCAACAGATTTTTTAGAAAGAAGAGTTTATAATGGTCAATTAGGACTTATAATAAAACTTGATTTTGATGAAGAAAAATGTATTGTTTTATATCCAAATGATGATATGGTCGTGTTTTATGACTTTGAAACAGTTCATAGTCTGTTATCTTTAGCTTATTGTTTAACTATTCACAAAACTCAAGGTATGGAGTATGAAAATGCTTTAATTCCTATGAGTTTTTCCCATT